The genomic window CTATAAAAATTATGAAGCCGATACCCTTGAAAAGGTCATCAAGGCGCGTCAGGTCGGCCTGACTGCCAGCAGTATCGAGGAAAAGTCTGCCGCAGCCAACATGCTCTCCGGTGCATTAAGCAAACTCTTCGCTCTGGCTGAAGCCTACCCTGACCTCAAAGCCAATGAGAACTTCCTGCATCTTCAGGGAGAACTGAGCCGTCTCGAAGAGACCATTCAGAATGCAAGACGCTACTACAATGCGATCGTAAGGGATTACAATGCCAAACTGGAATCCTTCCCCGACCTCTTTGTCGCACAGAAGTTCAATTTCGAACCGCGTGACTACTTCGAACTCGAAGAGAGTGAAGCAGAAGCAGTCAAGAAGATGCCTAAGATCGACCTGTAGGCGTATGCTTTTGATGAAAAGGCTTCTTCTCCTCCTGTTTCTGGCGGCAGGATTCAACACCTCTTTTCTGCTTGCCGAGAAGATCGATCGCTTTGAGATCGATATCAGGGTGGAACAGAGTGGTGAACTCTTCATAACCGAGCGCATACAGTACAATTTTGAATCTCAGCAGAAGCATGGAATATTCAGGGACATTCCCCATCAGATCAAACGTGAAGGTGTCATCAAAGATATCGGCCTTGACGATTTCTCTGTAAGTATGGACAATGCGCCTGTCACGTGGCAGCAGAGCAGCAGAAGCGATCCCAATGTAGGCGAGATCATAAGACTGAAGATCGGCAGTGCTTCTGCTTATTTGACAGGCAAACATCTCTTCGAGATACGCTACCGTGTCACAATGGGAGTACTGCCTGCTGCACAGAACGAACACAACGATGCCATTCGCTGGAACATCGTCGGAAGCGGATGGAATGTCCCCATATACAATGTAACAGCCATCTTCAATCTCCCGCCTTCACTCTCCAAGGAGAATATCTCGATTTCTACCTATACCGGAAGATATGGAGTGACCACATCGACGGCACACAGCATCTGGCATACGCCAAACCAGCTGGAGGTGACCATCGAACAGCTCCAGCCCCATGAGGGTGCCACTGTCGAACTGGCCTATCCTGCAGGGCTGCTCGCACAGAGCGGGCTGGAAAATGTCGAACCGACACTCTGGGAACAGTTCCTTGCCCATTGGCACTGGGCAGCATTGGTCGGATACCTCTTCTATTTCTTTGAAATGCGTAAAAAATATTCCGGATTCGAAGACAAACGCTCGATCGCAGTCCAGTACTTCCCGCCAAAAGGCCTCAGTGTCCTGCAGTCAGGACTCCTGATCGACAAACATGCGGACAACAAAGACTTCGCTGCTGCAGTACTGGAACTGGCACACATGGGGTATATCGAGATCGAACAGGCCGGTAAATATGCCGACCCCGTGCTGAGAAAACTGGAAAAAAGTGAGGAGGGATTGACACTCAACCAGAGATATTTGCTCGACCAGATACTCTTTCCAACAAAAACATATTTTGTCATGAAAAAAGGCACAGCGGAGAGTGCGCGCAAACTTAAAAATGGTTTTGAGCATATCAATGACAATCTCTATACCTGGTCTGTAGCGGAAGGATACATGGCTGAAAATCCAAAGAAGACACGTCAGCAGTTTCTTATTAAAAGTCTCCTCTTTTTGCTTCCGGTTGTACTGCTGACCTTCTATACACTTTTCAAGCAGATGGGAATGGATACCATTTTCGTAATGATCTTCCCTGTTGCCTTCGGAAGTGTAGGTGTCACCCTCTTCTTCACCCAGAACAATCTTATGCAAAAATTGATGGGATTGGTATTTGCCGGTGCAGGTCTCACACCTGCTATACTCATCCCACTGGAGCATGGTCTCTCTCTGGGTAGTCTGATCACAGGACCTCTGGGCATTCTGCTACTATTGCTGGGAGTGCTCATCTATATCTATCGGGGCATTGGGAAGTTCACACAGAAAGGTGCCTATGCACAGAAAAAGCTTCTGGGGCTGCAGGAGTTCATAAGACGGGTCAAAGAAGATGAGATCAAGCGGCGGCTTGCACTCGATCCGCTCTACCTGGAAAGACTTCTGCCCTATGCTATGCTTTTTGGCGAAACCAAGCACTGGCTGCATTTCTTTGAACTGCTGAGTGTCTCTACGCCGTCATGGTACCATGGCGATCTCAACAGTATGAGAAATTTTGATTCTGCCGTAAATTCGGCAGCAACACCTCCGTCCCAAAGCAGTGCCGGAGGCGGTTTCTCCGGTGGTGGCGGCTTTTCCGGCGGAGGCGGAGGAGGCGGAGGCGGAGGAAGCTGGTAGTCCTACGTCCTCTTTTCAAGCAGCGGGGTCGAAAAGGTGCGTTACACTAATCCTTCGAAGGTCGTATTGGCCAGTTTTTTCCTGATGATGCTTTCGACAAGCCTTGTCACAATACCTTCATGATCACTTTTCATCGCTTTTACAGCTGCGGCCAATGCACGAATATCGTATTGGCTCGGATAGATCTCGGGAACACTCTTCTCGATACCCAAAAGCGTATAGACAGCCATAATGGCTGAACGGACCGAGTATTCGACAGTGAAGACACAGTCACCCTCTATTTCACAGAATTGTCCCAGAAATGCAAGATTGACACTTCCTTCCGGCACGACCTCTGGTCTGTCACCTTTGACCCTTGGCATGAACTGGCTGGTAATGTAGGGCATCATAGCCGGGATGACGATGCACTCATCGACATAAGCCTGCATATCGCCTTCTTCTATCCCAAGATGGTACAACAGCTCCTGCAGCAACTCCCTGCCCGAACACTCACTCATTTTCTTGTCGATGAAGTCTCCCTTGTTGTCCGGATAGAGTGCATATGCCCATGCGACCGTATAGTCGGCTGGCTGGTTTTTGAACTGTGGCTGCCTGTTGACAGTGACACTCAGCAGCCAGTTGGAATCCCTGACAGTGATGATCCCTCCTGTTGCGGTCCGGTGGGGGAGAAATTCCCGCTCGGCAAAACCCTCAAGCAGTTTGCGCATTTTGGGACCTTTCGCGGTAATGGTGTATGATTCCCATTTGGTTTTGTCTATATCGCTGCAAAATACTTCAGGTTTTCCGAAAGCTTCATCTTTTTGGGCCAGCTTCTTCCAGAGGCTCCAGCAGGCACCTTCACCGGTATTCAGGACCGGGGCACTTTCCATATCGCCAAGAGAAGAATTCTCCGTCATCGATCCGTTGGTGAAAAAGACCAGGTCGTCGGCAGTCGTTTCGATGGTCTTCTCTTCACCATTCTGGGTCAAATGTATAGCTGTGACGGTTTTCCTGTCACCGGAAACATCCAGATCCATATCGGTCACGACAGTATTGAATTCAAACTTCACACCCTTTGACTCCAACAGTTTTTTCAAAGGAAGGATCAGCGAGTCATATTGGTTGTACTTGGTAAACACCAATCCTCTCATAGTGCTCATTCCGGGCATCAGATGGATAAAACGATGCATATAGCGTTTCATCTCTACAAGGCTGTGCCATGGCTCAAAGGCGAACATGCTTCTCCAGTACAGCCACATATCGGTCTCGAAATAGGAATCATCGAAATATTCCTCTACAGTGGTCCTGCCCAGGTCCTCCTCTTTGGTCAGTAGCAGCTTGGTCAACTCCTTGGCATGTTTCTCCTCCAGGCCCAAAGTGGTCGAGCGAAGCTTCTCTCCTCTGTTGAAGATGACCCTGACCTTGGAAAAATTCGGGTCCATGTCATTCAACTCTTTGAACTCATCGAGGACACTCCTCCCCTCCTCTTCAATGGAAGGAACCTCTCTATAGAGGTCCCACAGGCACTCATAGTGCGCTTCCATCTCCCTGCCGCCGCGCGCGATGAATCCCTCTTCGGGATTGCCTGCTCCGTCCATGGCGCCACCCGCCAGACTTCCTTCTTCAAAAACAGTTATTTGATCTCCCTGCATATAGCCGTCACGCATCAAATACTCCGCAGCAGACAGTGATGCAATACCCGAGCCGATCAAAAAGGCCCTTTTGTTTTCAATACCCTCCGGTTTGCGGGGAGTGATCCTTTGATAATTATTCATCTTCACACCTTTTTTTATATTTATTGCTACTATAACAAATTGTAACTGTATTTAAAAATATCCGAAGTATCCACCTTTCGATATAGATGAAAAAACATTTTTCTTCTCCTCTCTGCTCTGCTGGCAGATAACAATACAACATAAGTCGGTGACAGCTCCTGTGTATCGTGCCACACCAAAGAGGTACGGGAACAATGAGAAGGAAAAAGCGCACAAAGAGCTTAAAAAAGCGGTAAAAACCGTAGTCCCAACTGATATACCAGCACACTTACTCCGTAGGCCACAAGCGGCAGGAGAGCTGTTTCAAACAGCATCCAGCGTACGCCGAGCTCTTCTTTGATGGCTGCCATGGTAGAGACACAGGGAATATACAGCAAAATAAAGACCAGGTAGCTGAAAGCCGCCAATGGCGACGGGAACTGTTCTTTAAGCTTTTGCTGCAGCGTATTCATCTGCGGTACACCGTCTGTATTCTCTTTATGTATGTTGAACATATGCAAAAATGCATTTGCCACAGCCGTTCCCAACGCTTTGAACTGAATGACGGCATCTTTCCTGAGTGTCCCTTTGGTCTGTTCATTTTTTGTTTCAGTGCCGTAGATCGTCCCCAGGGAACCGATGACGATCTCTTTTGCAAGTGTCCCGGGGATCATGGCGGCTACAGGTTCCCAATGCTCTCCGAATCCTGCCGGTTTGAAGAGCGGTGTGATCTGCTTTGCCGCTACTGCCAGATACGAATCCTGAGGGTCGGTCCCCACAGGAAGCTTGATGACACCCCACAGAACAATGGATGCCATCACGATCACTGTCCCTGCTTTTACGACGAAATCCCTGAGTTTTGGTCGCATCAATATCCAAACCGCATTCAGGTTGGGCATATGGTAGGCGGGAAGCTCCAGAAAAAAAGGATTGCTCCTTTCTGACGGCAGAATACGATTCGATACCCAGCCCAGAATAAGCGCAACAGTGATCCCCAGAAGGTACAGTGACATGATCACCAGAACCTGATGTTCCTGAAAAAAGATCATTGTAAACAGTGCATAGATCGGCAATCTGGCACTGCAGCTCATCAAAGGGACCATCAACGAAGTGATGATACGCTCCCTTTTCGATGTGAGTGCACGTGTAGCGAAAACAGCAGGCACATTGCAGCCGAAACCGATGATCATGGGGATGAAGGCATTCCCCTTGATACCCAAAGACCTTCCCGCCCTGTCCAACAGAAAACTGACCCGTGCCATATAGCCGCTCTCCTCGAGCATCGCCATAAAGAAATAGAGGAGGAACAGAAGCGGCAGAAATGAGAGTACCAGACCTACACCACTTAAGATGCCGTCGGAAAGCAGCGATTCCAGCCAGGAGGGTGCCGTGTTCTGAAGGCCCAGAGAGAGATGTTTCCCCAGAAAATCCTGAAAAAAGCCGGATATCCAGGCTACCAGAGGACCGCTGCCGTCAAAGGTCAGTTTGAACATCAGCATCATAATGGCAAAGAAAAGAGGGGTCCCCAGCCATTTATGCAAAAGAACGGCATCGATCTTTTCACTGAGCAGTACTTTGTCCAAAATGGGTTTTTTCAGAACGATATCCAGCAAGCGGTCGATCACCTCATATCTGGCACGGGTGATGATCGTTTTAATGGGCAGCTTCATATGTGCTTCCAGCCTGCCTCTTGCCTGGGCCGACTTTTCTATGAGATCGTTCTTCTCCATGGTCTCAGCCAAAGAAAGCGCATAAGGGTCACCTGCAAGAAGCTGGATCGCAAAGAGTCGGGGAGGAAGATCGGTTTTGGGCATTGCATGTATCAAAAAAGTGATCTCTTTTTCGATATGCTCCTGATACGGCTGTATATGGGGAAGCGTCTGTTCCTTGACCGCTGCAATGGCAGAGTCGATAAGCTTTTGTGTGCTCAATCCTCTCGATGCGATTGTCGGTACGACGGGTACTCCCAATATTTCCTCCAATGTACCGGTGTCGAGTTCATAGCCCCGTTTGGTGAAATTATCGAACATATTGAGTGCTATGGCCATGGGCTTCTGCATATCTATCAATTCCAATGTCAGATAGAGGTTGCGACGGAGATTCGTTGTGTCGATCACATTGATGATGCCTTCGAATTTTCCTTCTGCCAGCATATTTCTGGTGATCTTCTCTTCCAGTGAATAGGGGCTTAGTGTGTAGGCCCCGGGCAGATCGACCAGTGCGACCTTCTCACCCTCATAGGTAAATTCCGCCTCTTTCTTCTCTACAGTGACCCCGGGCCAGTTGCCTACTTCAAGGTCACTTTTGGCAATGGCATTGATCAGCGCTGTTTTACCGGTGTTGGGGTTCCCTACAAAGAGGATATGCATTACGAAAGTCCTTTTCTTTCACGATGCCGCAGCTGGGAGATCGCCTCGACCTCTATCTTTTGGGCATCCTCGTTCCGCAATGCCAGGTGCTCGTCCCCTATGCGTATCTCTATAGGATCTCCAAGTGGTGCGATCCGCACTACCTGGACCGGTTCGCCGCAGAGCACACCAAGTTCCATCAGACGGTTCTTGAGTTCTCCTATATCGCCGATCGATCTGATGATCGCTTTTTGCTTCGGGTGGAGTTCACTGAGTTTCATACATCCCTCTCTTTCCTGTCCAGTCTGTCGACTATCATTCCCTGCACATAGGCCCCAAGAACCACATAGAATGTATAGACCAGTGTGAAGGCCCATCCGAAATAGCTGACCATCAGCGGCAGCCAGGGGATCTTGATGGCCCTGGCATAGATAAAGGCAATGACAAGGCCGTCTCTTGCCCCCTGCTCACGCAGGTTCTGAAGCAGCGGGTACCAGACATAGCCGGGACCGTGACTCAAAATGCCTCCCAGCAGTGCCAGCAGCCAGCCTTTTACACCGCTCAGTTTTCCCAAATGCTTCGAAATGGCCTTTTCATCGATGAAAGTATTGAGCAGCGCCATCAGGAAAAAGACGATCAGCAGAATCGGGATGATCATCTTTAGGACCCCCAGACTCTCTCCGAGTGCCTGCAGTGTTTCATCCGGCTTCAAAAAAAAGAGTACACCATACAGCACTACGACAATGCCGAGCATTACGAGCCCGCTTCTGTTCTTTTTCATGAGAAAGCTCCCAGTGTGAATGCAATGGCCCAGGAGAGAACAAAAGCGAATAGAAGACTCAAAAGGTTTCGCAGCAGTGCGAATCTGAATCCGAAGATAGCGAATTCCAAAGGAAGCTGTACCACGCCCAGTGTCACAAAAGCGAGAATAAAGGCCGTTACACCGTAAAAAGAGGCACCTTCATCCAGAAGCTCCCCTCCGATGATATAGCTCAAAAACGGCTGTCCCACGGACAGACCGCCCAAACCCACACCCATCAGCATATCGTGCAGTACCGATCCGTTAAAAAGCGTATGGAGCATTTCAGGTGTGATGTATGTCTTGAAGAGCCCGATGAGTCCGATGACAGCCAGCAGCATGGGAGAGATCATTACCAGCGTCTTTAGCGTCTGATTGAATGCACTTTTCAGTTTTGATCGCATCATGAACCTTCAAAAGGAGTATATCTGCTATTATTTCCCTATCTTGCTGATATTTGGTTGAATATCTCTTATCCTGACCTATCATAAATAACAGTATGAGATATGTACTTAAAAATATGACAATTTGTCATATTTTTATCTCTTCTTCCCAAAATTACTTACAATCACATCATGTATCAAAAGAAAAAAGAACGTTTGTATGTCTGTGATCTCCTGGAAGATCCCGCATTGACCTACCCTGCTTACTATATTCTCAGCAGCAGTATGCTGAAAAATGAAATGCTGCATGGAGCCATTGTCTCTCTGCACAGTTTCGACCTCTCCTATTATGAGACACCGAAGCGTTTTGACGATATCTTTAAAATGTTCGATTCGGGAACATTTCCCATTTACAAAGAGAAGTACATTGTAGGATATTTTGGAAACAAGATGATGTTTCTTGAAAGTAACGGATGGAAGGGAATGCCTGCTACAGCGGAAATTTTCAAGCTTGAGAACTGGCTTGTATGCTAATTTTTACATAAAGATAAAAATTATTCTTTTAATTAAGACAAATTTTATCTTATTTAGGTTATACTTCGTCATATCTTAGGAATCGGAAAGACATTTTTTATTCTTCCTCCTTTTTTAAAAACGTCAAGTGTGCTAACTACCCATTACCACATTACCTCCCATAACCAATCCGGTTCCTAAGATTGACAATCATTCTTTCTACTTAAAAATCATAGAAAATCCCTATTACGATAAAACTTACAAAATACGACAACAGTATCTTTCTGTCAAGGAAAACGCTTGGTTAAAAAAAAGGTATTGAAAAGATAAAAAGAAGATAGTGCCATCACGCTATTCCGTGATGGCTGTGGTATGGTACAGATATAGCTTAAGAGATATGTACTTCTATCTCTCCGTTGACCACGTCGAACTCGACATTGCTTCCCTCTACGACCTTGTCCTCGAGGATAAGCTCTGCCAGTCTATCCTCTACGACTTCGTAGAGTGCTCTCTTCAATGGTCTGGCACCATAGACCGGGTCGAACCCGGCTTCTGCGATGTACGCTTTGGCAGCCGGTGTCAAGCTGATCTTGATATCACGCTCTGCCAGCTTCGCCTGGATACTCTTGAAGAGGATATCGACGATGGTGGTGATCGCATCGAGATCGAGCGGGTTGAAGATGACAATGTCATCAAG from Sulfurovum riftiae includes these protein-coding regions:
- a CDS encoding LemA family protein, whose translation is MSFGNIVLLVIVGIAAYLIAIYNKFVSLRAGIDAAWSDIDVQLKRRYDLIPALVDTVKGYKNYEADTLEKVIKARQVGLTASSIEEKSAAANMLSGALSKLFALAEAYPDLKANENFLHLQGELSRLEETIQNARRYYNAIVRDYNAKLESFPDLFVAQKFNFEPRDYFELEESEAEAVKKMPKIDL
- a CDS encoding DUF2207 domain-containing protein; translation: MLLMKRLLLLLFLAAGFNTSFLLAEKIDRFEIDIRVEQSGELFITERIQYNFESQQKHGIFRDIPHQIKREGVIKDIGLDDFSVSMDNAPVTWQQSSRSDPNVGEIIRLKIGSASAYLTGKHLFEIRYRVTMGVLPAAQNEHNDAIRWNIVGSGWNVPIYNVTAIFNLPPSLSKENISISTYTGRYGVTTSTAHSIWHTPNQLEVTIEQLQPHEGATVELAYPAGLLAQSGLENVEPTLWEQFLAHWHWAALVGYLFYFFEMRKKYSGFEDKRSIAVQYFPPKGLSVLQSGLLIDKHADNKDFAAAVLELAHMGYIEIEQAGKYADPVLRKLEKSEEGLTLNQRYLLDQILFPTKTYFVMKKGTAESARKLKNGFEHINDNLYTWSVAEGYMAENPKKTRQQFLIKSLLFLLPVVLLTFYTLFKQMGMDTIFVMIFPVAFGSVGVTLFFTQNNLMQKLMGLVFAGAGLTPAILIPLEHGLSLGSLITGPLGILLLLLGVLIYIYRGIGKFTQKGAYAQKKLLGLQEFIRRVKEDEIKRRLALDPLYLERLLPYAMLFGETKHWLHFFELLSVSTPSWYHGDLNSMRNFDSAVNSAATPPSQSSAGGGFSGGGGFSGGGGGGGGGGSW
- a CDS encoding oleate hydratase yields the protein MNNYQRITPRKPEGIENKRAFLIGSGIASLSAAEYLMRDGYMQGDQITVFEEGSLAGGAMDGAGNPEEGFIARGGREMEAHYECLWDLYREVPSIEEEGRSVLDEFKELNDMDPNFSKVRVIFNRGEKLRSTTLGLEEKHAKELTKLLLTKEEDLGRTTVEEYFDDSYFETDMWLYWRSMFAFEPWHSLVEMKRYMHRFIHLMPGMSTMRGLVFTKYNQYDSLILPLKKLLESKGVKFEFNTVVTDMDLDVSGDRKTVTAIHLTQNGEEKTIETTADDLVFFTNGSMTENSSLGDMESAPVLNTGEGACWSLWKKLAQKDEAFGKPEVFCSDIDKTKWESYTITAKGPKMRKLLEGFAEREFLPHRTATGGIITVRDSNWLLSVTVNRQPQFKNQPADYTVAWAYALYPDNKGDFIDKKMSECSGRELLQELLYHLGIEEGDMQAYVDECIVIPAMMPYITSQFMPRVKGDRPEVVPEGSVNLAFLGQFCEIEGDCVFTVEYSVRSAIMAVYTLLGIEKSVPEIYPSQYDIRALAAAVKAMKSDHEGIVTRLVESIIRKKLANTTFEGLV
- the feoB gene encoding ferrous iron transport protein B → MHILFVGNPNTGKTALINAIAKSDLEVGNWPGVTVEKKEAEFTYEGEKVALVDLPGAYTLSPYSLEEKITRNMLAEGKFEGIINVIDTTNLRRNLYLTLELIDMQKPMAIALNMFDNFTKRGYELDTGTLEEILGVPVVPTIASRGLSTQKLIDSAIAAVKEQTLPHIQPYQEHIEKEITFLIHAMPKTDLPPRLFAIQLLAGDPYALSLAETMEKNDLIEKSAQARGRLEAHMKLPIKTIITRARYEVIDRLLDIVLKKPILDKVLLSEKIDAVLLHKWLGTPLFFAIMMLMFKLTFDGSGPLVAWISGFFQDFLGKHLSLGLQNTAPSWLESLLSDGILSGVGLVLSFLPLLFLLYFFMAMLEESGYMARVSFLLDRAGRSLGIKGNAFIPMIIGFGCNVPAVFATRALTSKRERIITSLMVPLMSCSARLPIYALFTMIFFQEHQVLVIMSLYLLGITVALILGWVSNRILPSERSNPFFLELPAYHMPNLNAVWILMRPKLRDFVVKAGTVIVMASIVLWGVIKLPVGTDPQDSYLAVAAKQITPLFKPAGFGEHWEPVAAMIPGTLAKEIVIGSLGTIYGTETKNEQTKGTLRKDAVIQFKALGTAVANAFLHMFNIHKENTDGVPQMNTLQQKLKEQFPSPLAAFSYLVFILLYIPCVSTMAAIKEELGVRWMLFETALLPLVAYGVSVLVYQLGLRFLPLF
- a CDS encoding FeoA family protein; the protein is MKLSELHPKQKAIIRSIGDIGELKNRLMELGVLCGEPVQVVRIAPLGDPIEIRIGDEHLALRNEDAQKIEVEAISQLRHRERKGLS
- a CDS encoding permease, yielding MKKNRSGLVMLGIVVVLYGVLFFLKPDETLQALGESLGVLKMIIPILLIVFFLMALLNTFIDEKAISKHLGKLSGVKGWLLALLGGILSHGPGYVWYPLLQNLREQGARDGLVIAFIYARAIKIPWLPLMVSYFGWAFTLVYTFYVVLGAYVQGMIVDRLDRKERDV
- a CDS encoding permease, translating into MRSKLKSAFNQTLKTLVMISPMLLAVIGLIGLFKTYITPEMLHTLFNGSVLHDMLMGVGLGGLSVGQPFLSYIIGGELLDEGASFYGVTAFILAFVTLGVVQLPLEFAIFGFRFALLRNLLSLLFAFVLSWAIAFTLGAFS